A part of Candidatus Moraniibacteriota bacterium genomic DNA contains:
- a CDS encoding class I SAM-dependent methyltransferase, translated as MRAFHATFLRDPKALDSPLLTETFETSGEHIVSGILSNGKNWYPIIGGIPRLLIGKLKINLLQIHQEFLRKYQEQLPKNVKKEWQSAIDAIPDLNRFLKHQKKTAESFSYEWKYIYKENDYEKQNFFHFLSPFVEEKNLKGKQTLDIGCGSGRFTKWAALSGAKVAFGSDLGETVEVAYKMTRNIPNACIIQADIYHMPFQDIFDIAYSIGVLHHLPKPQEGFSRLPQVLKSGGRMLIWVYNRRGNARALYFYEPLRSLLKKLPKPFLFKLCYIPGFAVQSINIFGKLIEKIGFERLSKKLPFSYYTNFPFNMKLNDAFDVLATPKSNYYYREEVEEWFRNAGLKDTKVYEHQEAGITCTGTK; from the coding sequence ATGAGAGCATTCCACGCCACTTTTCTCCGAGATCCGAAAGCACTTGATTCGCCTTTACTCACGGAAACATTTGAAACATCTGGCGAACACATTGTATCTGGCATTCTCTCAAATGGAAAGAATTGGTATCCTATAATTGGTGGCATTCCAAGGCTACTTATTGGAAAACTAAAAATAAATCTCTTGCAGATTCACCAAGAATTTCTCAGGAAATATCAAGAACAACTTCCCAAGAATGTGAAAAAAGAATGGCAGAGTGCCATAGATGCTATCCCCGATCTCAATCGGTTTTTGAAACACCAAAAGAAAACCGCTGAAAGTTTCTCCTACGAATGGAAATATATTTACAAAGAGAATGATTACGAAAAACAGAATTTCTTCCATTTTCTCTCCCCATTTGTGGAAGAAAAAAATCTGAAAGGAAAGCAGACACTCGACATCGGATGTGGATCGGGGCGCTTTACAAAATGGGCAGCTCTTTCAGGAGCAAAGGTTGCTTTCGGAAGTGACCTAGGTGAAACAGTTGAGGTCGCCTACAAAATGACCAGGAATATTCCGAATGCTTGCATCATTCAAGCAGATATTTACCATATGCCATTTCAAGACATTTTTGACATCGCCTATTCAATTGGCGTACTTCACCATCTTCCCAAGCCACAAGAAGGATTCTCTCGACTGCCACAAGTTTTGAAGTCAGGAGGACGTATGCTTATTTGGGTGTATAATCGCCGCGGAAATGCTCGTGCACTCTATTTCTATGAGCCACTGCGTTCCCTGCTTAAAAAACTCCCAAAACCATTTCTCTTCAAGCTCTGCTATATCCCCGGATTTGCCGTGCAGAGTATTAACATCTTTGGAAAACTCATCGAAAAAATCGGGTTTGAAAGACTTTCGAAAAAGCTCCCATTCTCATACTACACAAACTTTCCCTTCAATATGAAGCTGAACGATGCCTTCGATGTTCTCGCGACACCAAAGAGTAATTACTACTATCGTGAAGAAGTTGAAGAATGGTTTCGAAATGCAGGCCTGAAGGATACGAAAGTATACGAACACCAAGAAGCTGGCATTACTTGCACTGGCACAAAATGA
- a CDS encoding class I SAM-dependent methyltransferase has product MNNKDVFDNYLTNQYSHCEGTDFTDEKQVLALLRKNKIPIEDNLGEVFEKGVHSGGKILDLGCGYGNFLFFLQSRGYQDVTGVDISTEELAVCRRLFKSYKFHQTDINEYIHATSERFDVIYLSHVLEHIRKEDLFDFLEGVRRILTNDGMFIVVVPNCAAYFNGSANRYGDITHELGFTSISMRQVLTVAGFRHSEIRNFFGVGNVWLNPLRKIALFVFEIFIQILGHGKQEVHTPSLLAIARK; this is encoded by the coding sequence ATGAATAACAAAGACGTATTTGATAACTATCTCACGAATCAATATTCTCATTGTGAGGGAACGGATTTTACTGATGAAAAACAAGTTCTAGCATTATTACGGAAGAATAAAATTCCTATAGAGGATAACTTGGGAGAGGTGTTCGAGAAAGGGGTTCACAGTGGAGGTAAGATTCTTGATCTTGGATGTGGTTATGGAAATTTCTTGTTTTTTTTGCAATCGCGTGGCTATCAGGACGTGACCGGTGTTGATATATCGACGGAAGAACTTGCTGTATGTAGGAGGCTATTCAAGTCATATAAATTTCACCAAACTGACATAAATGAATATATCCATGCTACGAGCGAAAGATTCGATGTGATTTACTTATCGCACGTACTAGAACATATAAGAAAAGAAGACCTCTTTGATTTCCTTGAGGGGGTACGGAGAATCTTGACAAATGATGGTATGTTTATAGTTGTTGTGCCAAATTGCGCTGCTTATTTTAATGGTTCGGCAAATAGATATGGCGACATCACTCATGAACTTGGCTTTACTAGTATCAGCATGAGGCAAGTGCTCACCGTGGCAGGGTTTAGACATAGCGAAATACGAAATTTCTTCGGAGTTGGTAATGTATGGTTGAATCCGTTACGAAAAATAGCGTTGTTCGTATTCGAAATTTTTATTCAGATTTTGGGGCATGGGAAACAAGAGGTGCACACCCCAAGCCTTCTTGCGATAGCGAGAAAGTAG
- a CDS encoding glycosyltransferase family 4 protein: MKNGVTLKVIIEKRSDAIYVYSKAIIQKLKEKYLGIEVITVDNRKFKSPFLNILLEVLNTIKIIFLIRRKDIVLFTDPLPLNFLSSLFIKNKKFSLFFHYEESPLYYKFLPFLSFKNTLDLFDGIICSSNYSLSQLHALGINNKRCRVIYGGIDHQLFKPVSKKFYPFEYILSVGSEEPRKNMENILKSFKILIKDFPQIKLLKVGKASEKNRRDTMHWIENLQLTESVVFTDYVQEDKLSSIYSGAKLLLFPSFLEGFGLPVVEAMACGCPVVTSNLNPLQELIGTKQRAVNPNNPREIAQECKNILTNQRYRSTIIKNGLLRVKEFNWEETASGIYDYVTKKDKTHYKN, encoded by the coding sequence ATGAAGAACGGGGTTACACTAAAAGTTATCATCGAAAAAAGGTCGGATGCCATATATGTATATAGCAAAGCCATTATCCAGAAATTAAAAGAAAAGTATCTCGGCATTGAAGTTATCACTGTCGATAATAGGAAGTTTAAGAGCCCTTTTCTTAATATACTTCTCGAGGTCCTAAATACGATCAAGATTATATTCCTCATCCGCCGTAAGGATATAGTTCTGTTTACCGATCCACTTCCACTCAACTTTCTCTCGTCTCTTTTCATCAAGAACAAGAAGTTTTCGCTTTTTTTTCACTATGAAGAGAGTCCTCTCTATTATAAATTCCTTCCGTTTCTATCTTTTAAAAATACATTGGATTTATTTGATGGTATTATATGCAGTTCCAACTATTCACTATCACAATTACATGCGCTTGGTATAAACAATAAAAGATGCCGCGTAATCTATGGCGGAATCGATCATCAACTTTTCAAGCCAGTTTCAAAAAAATTCTATCCGTTCGAATATATCCTCAGTGTAGGTTCCGAAGAGCCAAGAAAGAATATGGAAAATATCTTGAAGTCCTTCAAAATACTGATAAAGGACTTTCCTCAAATTAAGTTACTGAAGGTTGGAAAGGCAAGTGAGAAGAACAGAAGAGACACGATGCATTGGATAGAGAATCTCCAACTTACAGAGAGTGTCGTATTCACTGACTACGTGCAAGAGGATAAGCTTTCTTCTATATATTCCGGTGCGAAGCTCCTTTTATTCCCGTCATTTCTTGAAGGATTCGGACTCCCGGTTGTGGAAGCCATGGCATGCGGATGTCCTGTGGTAACTTCCAACCTGAACCCTCTTCAGGAGCTCATCGGCACAAAACAACGCGCCGTGAATCCAAATAATCCAAGAGAGATTGCACAAGAATGCAAGAACATTCTTACAAACCAGAGGTACCGGAGCACCATCATTAAGAACGGCCTCTTAAGAGTAAAGGAATTCAACTGGGAGGAAACTGCAAGTGGCATATACGATTACGTGACAAAAAAAGATAAGACTCACTACAAAAATTGA
- the asnB gene encoding asparagine synthase (glutamine-hydrolyzing): protein MCGIAGKISLIGHRISHKEIDCMTNAIKHRGPDDGGAYISPDKYVGLGHRRLSIIDLSLLGHQPMRYLNRYEIVFNGEIYNFQEKRKALERDGYTFISQSDTEVILALYDKYRERCVDHLRGMFAFVIYDEKEQTLFATRDRIGKKPFKYFFDGNTFLFASELKAILSQSEYTREPDYEAIHHYLTLQYVPAPMTGFKGIKKLEPAHFLLLNLKTKELTIERYWKLNYSEKLDLSENEWKRRIIKTLDEATHLRMIADVPIGAFLSGGIDSSAIVAMMARHSLQPIKTFSIGFKEEKYNELPYARMIAKRFKTDHTEFIVEPNAIEVLPMLVRQYEEPYADSSALPTYYVSKLTREHVTVALNGDGGDENFAGYTRYAAFQISNFLNHFDFLNRIAGKSITKFLARNIQNTFFDRLHRFSKSLSEDYRRRYLSYTAYFTNEQKAALYTDEFKQQVWSEDTYNIIASHFLGSGSKNKTEQAIYADIATYLPEDLLAKVDVATMTVALEGRSPFLDHQLLELTAKIPFHFKLKSLNNKKYILKEALRGIIPDEILFRPKMGFGVPIDTWFRGELRDYASAKLLSGNLVKRNLFKKSAIEKILHTHTTTTINFSPHIWALLTLELWFEEYFY from the coding sequence ATCGCCGTCTCTCAATTATCGATCTCTCCCTACTTGGCCACCAGCCCATGCGATATCTCAATCGTTATGAAATTGTCTTCAATGGAGAAATATACAACTTCCAAGAAAAACGAAAAGCTCTTGAACGAGATGGGTACACATTTATATCACAATCTGATACTGAAGTTATTCTTGCGCTCTACGATAAATATCGGGAAAGATGTGTAGATCATCTTCGTGGAATGTTTGCTTTTGTCATATACGATGAAAAGGAACAGACACTTTTTGCAACGCGTGATCGCATCGGGAAGAAGCCGTTTAAATATTTCTTTGATGGAAATACTTTTCTCTTCGCCTCTGAACTCAAAGCTATCTTAAGTCAGTCAGAATATACTCGGGAACCTGATTACGAAGCAATCCATCACTATCTTACCCTTCAGTACGTTCCCGCACCAATGACCGGATTCAAGGGCATCAAAAAACTCGAGCCGGCACACTTTCTTCTTTTGAATCTCAAGACCAAAGAACTCACAATAGAACGCTACTGGAAACTCAACTACTCGGAAAAGCTTGACCTTTCGGAAAACGAGTGGAAACGGCGCATCATTAAAACACTCGATGAAGCAACGCATCTTCGCATGATTGCCGATGTGCCAATCGGCGCATTCCTCTCTGGCGGCATCGACTCGAGCGCCATTGTCGCTATGATGGCAAGGCATTCACTGCAACCAATCAAGACTTTCTCCATCGGCTTCAAGGAAGAAAAATACAATGAACTCCCCTACGCTAGGATGATTGCAAAAAGGTTCAAGACTGACCATACAGAATTCATTGTCGAGCCAAATGCAATCGAAGTTCTCCCAATGCTCGTCAGACAGTACGAAGAGCCCTACGCCGATTCAAGTGCACTCCCAACCTATTATGTGTCAAAACTTACCCGCGAGCACGTAACTGTAGCATTGAACGGCGATGGCGGTGATGAAAATTTCGCCGGGTATACCCGCTATGCCGCCTTTCAAATTTCAAATTTCCTCAATCATTTTGACTTTCTAAACCGAATCGCCGGAAAGTCAATCACAAAATTCCTCGCTCGAAATATTCAAAACACATTTTTCGACCGACTCCATCGATTTTCCAAAAGCTTGTCTGAAGACTACCGCCGCCGATATCTCTCTTACACCGCCTATTTCACCAATGAACAAAAGGCGGCTCTCTACACAGACGAATTCAAACAACAAGTCTGGAGCGAAGATACCTACAATATCATAGCTTCCCACTTCCTCGGATCCGGCTCAAAAAATAAAACGGAACAAGCTATATACGCCGATATCGCAACATATCTCCCCGAAGATCTTCTTGCAAAAGTAGACGTCGCCACCATGACAGTCGCCCTTGAGGGACGATCCCCATTCCTTGACCACCAGCTTCTCGAGCTCACAGCAAAAATCCCCTTTCACTTCAAGCTAAAAAGCTTGAATAATAAAAAGTATATTCTGAAAGAGGCGCTTCGTGGTATCATTCCGGACGAAATCCTGTTTCGTCCAAAAATGGGCTTTGGTGTTCCAATCGACACATGGTTTCGCGGCGAACTCCGCGACTATGCTTCCGCTAAACTCCTCAGTGGGAATCTCGTGAAACGAAACCTCTTCAAAAAATCAGCCATCGAAAAGATTCTCCATACACACACCACGACAACTATTAATTTCTCCCCTCATATCTGGGCACTCCTCACACTAGAACTCTGGTTTGAAGAATATTTTTATTGA
- a CDS encoding glycosyltransferase, which produces MQKKKILHIIQSLGNGGCENMLLRTLPLLTRDFEHHIITLRELGELGEKFKGKNISIETVDWYGFFHISGYRRLLKKTKQFSPDIIITYLFHADMIGRIFLQRKVPASIIPFLRTTYNHPKYLVARILEWITKPLVKKYLANSEAVKDFYIKHIGVQPKKITVIPNGLDIEYFDSILPDPELKKSLGISPDDFTIICVANFHVNKGHRYLLEAFETVSLRRSESTATIQHHSLKLLLVGNGEERKNLEQQIETYRSKNNILFLGRRTDVPQLLKISNCFILPTLFEGMSNALMEAMAAGLPIITTDIPENRQLIKDGESGILVSLMNTSNLVQTMEKLINNARQREVLGKNAKNRIFKQLNMNIVISKFERLLHSL; this is translated from the coding sequence ATGCAAAAGAAAAAGATTCTCCATATCATACAATCACTCGGAAATGGGGGCTGTGAAAACATGCTCTTACGAACACTCCCGCTTCTCACAAGAGATTTTGAACACCACATCATTACACTTCGAGAGCTCGGCGAGCTCGGCGAGAAATTCAAAGGAAAAAACATTTCGATTGAAACAGTAGACTGGTATGGATTTTTTCACATATCCGGTTATCGCAGACTACTTAAGAAAACAAAACAATTTAGTCCTGACATCATAATCACCTACTTGTTTCACGCCGACATGATCGGTCGCATCTTTTTACAAAGAAAAGTGCCTGCATCAATCATCCCCTTTCTTCGCACTACCTACAACCATCCGAAATACCTCGTTGCGCGTATCCTCGAATGGATCACCAAACCGCTCGTCAAAAAATATCTCGCCAACTCCGAAGCCGTCAAAGATTTTTATATCAAACACATCGGCGTTCAACCAAAAAAAATCACCGTCATTCCCAATGGTCTCGATATCGAATATTTTGACTCCATTCTCCCTGATCCGGAACTTAAAAAATCTCTCGGCATCTCTCCCGACGATTTCACCATCATCTGCGTCGCCAACTTCCACGTAAACAAGGGTCACCGATACCTCCTAGAAGCTTTCGAAACGGTGTCATTGCGAAGGAGTGAATCGACCGCGACAATCCAACACCATTCCCTGAAACTTCTCCTCGTCGGCAATGGTGAAGAACGCAAAAATCTCGAGCAACAGATTGAAACCTATCGATCAAAAAACAACATACTCTTCCTTGGTCGTCGCACCGATGTTCCGCAACTTCTCAAAATTTCCAACTGCTTCATTCTTCCGACACTCTTCGAAGGAATGTCGAACGCCCTCATGGAAGCAATGGCAGCAGGACTTCCCATTATCACCACCGATATTCCGGAGAACCGCCAACTCATAAAGGATGGGGAAAGTGGTATCCTTGTGTCACTAATGAACACTAGCAATCTCGTTCAAACGATGGAAAAACTGATAAACAATGCCCGGCAGAGAGAAGTCTTAGGTAAAAATGCTAAGAATCGAATATTTAAACAACTTAATATGAATATTGTCATATCAAAATTCGAGCGACTTTTGCATTCCCTCTAA